The Salvelinus fontinalis isolate EN_2023a chromosome 24, ASM2944872v1, whole genome shotgun sequence genome has a segment encoding these proteins:
- the LOC129821876 gene encoding myb/SANT-like DNA-binding domain-containing protein 4, which produces MSLSLPESLCKTSVSPSLRDLSLCPPVCAPLLTARLDFLQMKHLKRKRKSNYSVRETQALIREIHKRRDVLFSRQQNTAINELKRRAWEEVAGGVNALGEGELRTSSEVKRRYLDWRSLMKRKQLRAELSLSTGLKAEYDPSSPEHNASLGSRDQSLDLSSFPKESQCDWQDLADLGEPSGHAMSTVIKMEEEANGYRLEGDSGEGDGEEEDDDDEEEDCFPSLLPDMGERDVLIPEVFSHIEFGMLSASKGTATSINRDLSLGGMGFAGLGLANHESMGFLVGLEKQRVELEKQRLAVETERLAVERERLLLDKERLSQLEVERERLQLEKERLQLEKERLRLLLINQSERAAAPPQQGPPSSSTPTTSSSSAVDGQNERKENKPLLSMIDLEGERRSLEKDRLQLEKERLQFFKFESGRLQIERERLEVERMQLYKDQGH; this is translated from the exons ATGTCCCTGTCACTTCCAGAGTCCCTCTGTAAGACTTCTGTCTCGCCATCCCTCcgtgatctatctctctgtccacctGTGTGTGCGCCCCTCCTGACCGCCAGGCTGGATTTCCTGCAGATGAAACacttgaagaggaagaggaagagtaactaCAGCGTTCGTGAGACGCAGGCGCTGATCCGGGAGATCCACAAAAGACGAGACGTGCTGTTCTCCCGCCAGCAGAACACCGCCATCAACGAGCTGAAGAGACGAGCCTGGGAGGAGGTAGCAGGAGGCGTCAACGCACTGGGAGAGGGCGAGCTACGCACATCTTCAGAG GTGAAGCGGCGTTACCTGGACTGGCGGTCGCTAATGAAGAGGAAGCAGCTCCGTGCTGAGCTGTCTCTCTCCACAGGGCTGAAGGCAGAGTATGATCCGTCCTCCCCTGAACACAACGCCTCACTGGGCTCAAGGGACCAGTCGCTCGACCTCTCTAGCTTTCCCAAGGAGTCCCAGTGCGACTGGCAGGACCTGGCGGATCTTGGAGAGCCCAGCGGACACGCAATGTCTACAGTGATTAAGATGGAGGAGGAGGCCAATGGATACAGG ctggaGGGTGATAGCGGAGAGGgagatggtgaggaggaggatgatgatgatgaagaagaagattgtttcccctctctcctacccGACATGGGAGAGCGCGATGTACTTATCCCGGAAGTCTTCTCACACATTGAGTTTGGAATGCTCAGTGCCTCCAAGGGGACGGCGACCTCGATAAATCGGGACCTCTCATTGGGCGGAATGGGCTTTGCTGGGTTAGGACTGGCCAATCACGAGAGTATGGGATTTCTGGTTGGTTTGGAGAAGCAGCGTGTGGAATTGGAGAAGCAGCGTCTGGCTGTGGAAACGGAGCGGCTtgcggtggagagagagagactcctacTGGATAAGGAGAGactgagtcagttggaggtggagagggagagattgcagctggagaaagagagattgcagctggagaaagagagactTAGGCTGTTGCTCATAAACCAATCAGAACGGGCTGCTGCTCCCCCTCAGCAaggccctccctcctcctccacccctaccACCTCATCTTCCTCTGCTGTGGATGGACAGAATGAGAGAAAGGAGAATAAACCCTTGCTTTCTATGATAGATCTGGAGGGCGAGAGACGGAGCCTGGAGAAGGACAGATTGCAGTTAGAGAAAGAGAGGCTGCAGTTCTTTAAGTTTGAGTCTGGACGACtgcagatagagagggagagactagagGTGGAGAGAATGCAGCTTTACAAGGACCAGGGTCattga